CGGGAGCGCCTGTGGTGCATGTGCTGCGCCACCCGCTGGACGTTGTGCTGTCGATGATGGGCACCAACCTCACCCACGGCTTCCATTGCGCCAACGACGTGGAGACGGCGGCCCGCCATATCCTGCGGGTGTTCGATCTGGTGGAGCATTACCGGCGGGAGATGCCGCTGCGCTACCTGCCGCTGCGCTACGAGGATCTGGTGCGGGAGCCGGAACCGGCGGTGCGGCGCCTGCTGGGCTTCCTCGGGCTGGGCTTCGACCGGCGCTGCCTGCGCTTCGAGGAGAACCGGCGCCACGCCCGCACCCCCAGCCACGCCCAGGTCGCGGAGAAGCTCTACAGCCGCTCCGTCGGCCGGTACCGCGCCTACATGGAGCATCTGAAGCCGGCGGTTCCGATCCTGGAGCCGGTCATTCTCGGGTTGGGTTACAGCCTTTAGCCGCTATGCCGATGCCCCCTTCCGACAGCGACCTGTGCGAAATCCGCCGCCGCGACGGCCGGCTGGACGAGGCCGTCGCCCATGGTCGCCGCGCCGTCACCATCAATCCTTCCGATCCGGCGGGCTGGTACAATCTGGGCTTGGTCCTCTACGACCGGCTGGATGTCGCGGCGTCGATCGCCTGCGAGCGCCGCGCCGTCCGCCTCCGCCCGGATTGGCCCGGGCCGCATTTCGAATTGGCCGAGGGGCTGCTGCTCTCCGGGCAATGGGAGGAGGGCTGGCGGGAATATGAATGGCGCTGGCGCCTTCCCGGCGTGCCGCCGACGGTCCCGCCCGCCGTGCTGGAGCGGCATGGGCCCACCGCCGCACGGTCGTGGGACGGCCGTGCCATACCCGACGGCACGCTGCTGCTGGTCGCCGACCAGGGCTTCGGCGACACCATCCAATTCGCGCGCTACCTGCCAATGGCGGCCGCGCTCTGCCCGAACATCGTGGTGGCGTGCAGCCCGGAGATGCGTCCGGTGATCCGCGCGCTTCCCGGCGGGCACCGGATCGTCACGGCCTGGGAGGAGACACCACCCTTCGCCGCTTGCGCCGCGCTGTCCAGCCTGCCGGGGCTGTTCGCCACGAGGCTCGACACCATTCCGCCGCCGCTTCCCGGCCTGCGGGCCGAGCCGGAGCGGGCGGAGCGCTGGACGGAGCGCCTGGACGGGCTGCTGCCCCGCGGCTACCGCCGCGTCGGGCTGGTCTGGGCGGGGCGCCCGACCCATGGCAACGACCGCAACCGCTCCCTGACGCTCGCCCGGCTGGCGCCGTTCTTCGCGTTGGAGAAAACGGTTCTGGTGTCGCTCCAGAAGGGGCCGGCGCAGGCCGAGGCCGCGCGCTATTACGGGACGGCGCCGCTGGTCGATCTGGGGCCGGAGCTGGAGAATTTCGCCGACACCATGGCGGTGCTGGCGCTGCTCGACCACGTCGTCTGCGTGGACACGGCGGTCGCCCATCTGGCCGGGGCGATGGGGCGCCCGACCGCGGTGCTGCTGCCCTACGCACCGGACTGGCGCTGGCTGCTCGGCCGCGGCGGCACGCCCTGGTATCCCACCGTCACCCTGCACCGGCAGCCGGCCCCCGGACGGTGGGATGAGGCCATCCGCGGCGCCGTCGCCGCGGTGACCGGCAACAGCCTCAGGGCTTCAGGGCGGACAGCCCGTCGGTGATGCCCTTGGTGGAGAGCGGGAAGGCCACGGCCTGCGTCGCGCCATAGGGGCGGACGGCGATCTGCGCGGCCTTGGAGCGGCGCAGCGCGGTCAGCGTCGCCTCGTCCATCGGGGCGTTGGCGAGGCAGCCGTCCTGGATGCACTGCTGGTAGGTCAGCGGCAGTGGCTTTCCGTCGTCGATGGTCAGCGCCGCCCCGGCGCGCAGATCGACGCCCAGCGGCAGGATCACCACCATCACCCCCTTGCCGTCGGGGGCGAAATAGCCCACCGACGCCTTGAGGATGCGGGTCGCCTGCTTGGCCTCCTTGTTCTCCATCACGCGGGTCTGCGACAGGAAGCAGCGCGGCTTGCCGTCGGGGGGCGTCTCGCATTCGGTCTGCCAGTCGCCGAAGGTCTTGCCCGGCTCCACCGCGACCGCGGGGGTTCCGCCGGCAAGGAGGAGGGGGAGCGCCGCCAGCGCTCCCGTGATGATGGCCTTGCGCATCGCCGTTCCGGTTCTCACAGCTTCCATTTCAGGCCGGCGGTCGCCGACAGGGTGTTTTCGCGGGCGCGGATCGCGTCCTGGACGCCGATGGTGGCGGTCAGGCGATCGTCCAGAGCCACGCCCAGCCCGGCGCCGACCACCAGGGCGTCGCGCCCCGGCTTGCTGGCGTCGGCGGTGAAGGCCACCCCGCCCAGACGGTTGGTGGTCGAGGCCGTGGCGTCGGCGAAGTCATGCTCCCACGCCAGGGCGGCGCTGGGCAGCAGGCGCCAGCCGCCCACGGTCACGCTGGTGCCGGCGCGCACGCCGACGGCGCTGCGCAGGCTGGTCCAGCCCGCCGCCTCGACGTCCAGCGCCACGCCGCCGCCGGACTCGCGGAAGGATTCCCGGGTGATGCGGTCGAAGCGCAGGCCAGCCCGCGGCTCGATCCAGGCGCTGTCCGACCCGGCGAAGGCCATGCGGTGCCCGGCGGCGATCTCAGCGGAGAAATCGTGACCGTCGGCGCTGCCGCTGGCCCCCTGGCCCAGCGTGCCGAAGGCGATGCCGCGCGAGGCGTCGTAGTTTGCGTAGCCGTAACCGATGGCGCCCTCGACGAAGGGGCTGTCCGCCGTGCCGCGCAGGCTCCAGGAGCCGTAGAGAGTCGCCTGGTAGCTGTCCACGTCGGCCTTGCCCAGCCCGTCGCGCGAGGTGACGCGGTTGCGCAGGTAGCCCAGCGCCACGCCGCCGCTCACGCCGTTCTCGTAGCTGTGGTCGGCGCCCAGCAGGAAACCGCCGATGCGCTCGGTGGTGCCGGCGGCGTTGCCGTCCGAGCCGGTCCGGCTGTAGGCCGCCAGCGGCTGGCCCCACACGCCGCCCGCCCCGCGGGCCTCACCGGTTTCGCCCACGGCGCTCGTGCTGTTGCCGCCGCCGGCCAGCCGGACGCCGGTGGAGGATGCCTCGCCGCCGCGCAGGGCCGAGAGGCGGCCTTCCACCGCGCTGCCGAACAGGCGGCGGCTGGTGCGGTCGGCGGCCAGCGTGTCGGCGTGCAGCTTGCCCGAGAGCTGGTCGAGCGCGCCGGCGATGCCGCTGCCCGGCAGGCCGTAGAGGCCGCTGAACAGCGGGGCGGCGACGCCCTCCAGCCGCGCCCCGGCGGCCGGGCGCAGCGCGTCCACCGCCGCGCCGGCGGCCCGCTGGTTGCGGGTGCCGCCGCGGACCGCGTAGTTGGTCGGCGTGACCACCAGCCGGACGGCGGTGGCGTCGTAGAGCGTGTCGAAGCGGGTGCCGGTCTCCAGCCCCGCCGCCGGCTGCGTCACGGCGGCGAAGCCGCCGGTCACGCCGCCGTCCGCCTGGACGATGGTGAAGCTCTGCCCCAGCGTGGCGGTGTAGGCGTTGGTCGCGTCGCCGCTGATGCCGCGAAGCACCGGAGCCAGCGTGCCGGCGGCGGCGAAGGACGCCCCCTGCACCCGGATCTGGTCGTGGCGGCCGGCGCCGAAGCCGGCGGTCGGGCCGTCGATCTCGGCGTTCAGGACGCTGGTGGCGGTCAGGGTCACCGGGGACTGGAAGGTCAGCACGCCCGGCGAATTGCCCGGCGACACGGCGCCGGCCAGCGTGGCCGGACCGCGGACGGTGCCGCCGCCGCTGAAGGCCGAACCGGCGCTG
This DNA window, taken from Azospirillum formosense, encodes the following:
- a CDS encoding tetratricopeptide repeat protein; the encoded protein is MPMPPSDSDLCEIRRRDGRLDEAVAHGRRAVTINPSDPAGWYNLGLVLYDRLDVAASIACERRAVRLRPDWPGPHFELAEGLLLSGQWEEGWREYEWRWRLPGVPPTVPPAVLERHGPTAARSWDGRAIPDGTLLLVADQGFGDTIQFARYLPMAAALCPNIVVACSPEMRPVIRALPGGHRIVTAWEETPPFAACAALSSLPGLFATRLDTIPPPLPGLRAEPERAERWTERLDGLLPRGYRRVGLVWAGRPTHGNDRNRSLTLARLAPFFALEKTVLVSLQKGPAQAEAARYYGTAPLVDLGPELENFADTMAVLALLDHVVCVDTAVAHLAGAMGRPTAVLLPYAPDWRWLLGRGGTPWYPTVTLHRQPAPGRWDEAIRGAVAAVTGNSLRASGRTARR
- a CDS encoding invasion associated locus B family protein, translating into MRKAIITGALAALPLLLAGGTPAVAVEPGKTFGDWQTECETPPDGKPRCFLSQTRVMENKEAKQATRILKASVGYFAPDGKGVMVVILPLGVDLRAGAALTIDDGKPLPLTYQQCIQDGCLANAPMDEATLTALRRSKAAQIAVRPYGATQAVAFPLSTKGITDGLSALKP